The following are encoded in a window of Campylobacterota bacterium genomic DNA:
- a CDS encoding ankyrin repeat domain-containing protein: MVVLLWISFLLQVSSISASERCCEVGPLLLEESMELFYGEGCLDSEQDLPGYAALAASTEVIAPIAIRPGIVEKVQSLVERFEPEGKPAVSDQEPLVKDRNVFGGLRPSARDEKIPMPVQFLQNFAPCLKNYSECIELKNQQLKVLGQLKIMLDAAKAGRDFDVFRLLAQDRNLVNKPGLRGITVLHIACRGGYFQFVQKLVEDYGANVNQADDEDCTPLCHAYIEGNVDLVNFLLSRGALQTSKLNHITTTFYLKQNEHFLIDRLLFVNKLCCEVLDAVKLADTEKIETLFRQGFKQGVLAQSFLTDLDKAARKNLSGIGSYLAYEAVIATLSKLEKEFGQ, translated from the coding sequence ATGGTTGTTTTGCTATGGATATCCTTTTTGTTGCAGGTTAGTAGTATTTCAGCATCTGAGAGGTGTTGCGAAGTTGGGCCACTCTTACTTGAGGAGTCTATGGAGCTTTTTTATGGTGAAGGTTGCTTGGACTCGGAGCAGGATCTACCAGGGTATGCGGCGCTTGCAGCAAGCACTGAGGTCATAGCGCCCATCGCTATCCGTCCGGGCATTGTTGAAAAAGTACAGTCACTAGTTGAGCGTTTTGAGCCAGAGGGAAAACCGGCAGTGAGTGATCAAGAGCCGTTGGTTAAAGATCGAAATGTGTTTGGTGGTTTGCGACCAAGTGCTCGTGATGAAAAGATCCCCATGCCTGTCCAATTTCTGCAAAACTTTGCTCCCTGTTTGAAAAATTATTCTGAGTGTATTGAACTAAAAAATCAGCAATTAAAGGTTTTGGGGCAACTAAAAATTATGTTGGACGCGGCAAAAGCGGGACGTGATTTTGACGTTTTTCGATTGCTTGCACAAGATAGGAATTTGGTTAATAAACCGGGCTTGCGTGGAATTACTGTGCTACATATAGCTTGTCGAGGTGGTTACTTTCAGTTTGTGCAAAAGTTGGTTGAAGATTATGGTGCTAATGTTAATCAAGCAGATGATGAGGATTGTACTCCATTGTGTCATGCCTACATTGAAGGAAATGTTGACTTGGTTAATTTTCTGCTTTCACGTGGAGCCCTACAAACAAGCAAACTTAATCACATAACAACTACTTTTTATCTGAAACAAAATGAACATTTTTTGATAGACAGGCTTTTGTTTGTGAACAAGTTATGTTGCGAAGTTCTTGATGCAGTTAAGCTGGCAGATACTGAAAAAATTGAGACATTGTTTCGTCAAGGTTTTAAGCAAGGAGTCCTTGCCCAAAGTTTTTTGACTGATTTAGATAAAGCAGCGCGAAAAAATCTTAGTGGCATTGGCAGTTATTTGGCTTATGAGGCTGTCATTGCTACTTTGTCTAAATTAGAAAAAGAATTTGGGCAGTAA
- a CDS encoding ankyrin repeat domain-containing protein, whose product MIFYNLMLIIFYFVVSYANAADNSKWNGCLDDQGRDVPGWCYDRREQDSRHILRQSRAWDDDTDPHQGQGQEWNWDFDQDDEDDELVQRALALSLIERTQEKEGEQTQEKEREKDGTKKKKSDRSSLTTAVPLGSMTCDSKIGERRHLPDGFLKDIGQGKTDSALALLAQDPSVVNVAGKAGMTMLYAACAYERELLKFVATLVEMYKADINKPNQSGWTPLHRACSRGHVKIVDFLLSKGAQQVRTIDGRTPLDVVMYENNPPYPAIKILLVADLQKCNQKGATIAATDNVDEIRRQLETAVIQGNVQEFDRLFRENCERRLINVAAVGVLGSIAEEYGQIGIIERLFSLQGELFPKDG is encoded by the coding sequence ATGATTTTTTACAACTTGATGTTAATCATATTTTATTTTGTTGTCAGTTACGCAAATGCAGCCGACAACTCTAAATGGAATGGTTGCCTAGATGATCAGGGCAGAGATGTTCCTGGCTGGTGTTATGACAGAAGAGAACAGGATTCTCGTCATATCTTGAGGCAGAGTCGTGCTTGGGATGATGACACAGACCCGCATCAGGGACAAGGCCAAGAGTGGAATTGGGATTTTGACCAGGACGATGAAGATGATGAGCTTGTGCAGCGGGCACTTGCTCTTTCATTAATCGAACGAACTCAAGAAAAGGAAGGCGAACAAACTCAAGAAAAAGAGCGGGAAAAAGATGGGACAAAAAAAAAGAAATCGGATAGGTCGTCGCTTACGACTGCAGTGCCGCTAGGTAGTATGACTTGTGATTCTAAGATTGGAGAGCGCAGACATTTGCCTGATGGTTTTTTGAAAGATATAGGCCAAGGTAAAACCGATTCTGCTCTTGCGCTTCTTGCACAAGATCCAAGCGTTGTAAACGTTGCTGGTAAGGCTGGTATGACGATGTTATACGCGGCCTGTGCATATGAAAGAGAGTTGTTAAAATTTGTGGCAACATTGGTTGAGATGTATAAAGCAGATATCAATAAACCAAACCAATCAGGGTGGACACCTCTACATAGAGCGTGTAGTAGGGGGCATGTGAAAATTGTTGATTTTTTGCTTTCCAAGGGAGCGCAGCAAGTAAGAACCATAGATGGACGAACTCCGCTTGATGTTGTTATGTATGAAAACAACCCCCCTTATCCAGCAATTAAGATTCTTTTAGTGGCTGACTTGCAAAAGTGTAATCAGAAGGGTGCTACCATTGCTGCAACAGACAATGTAGATGAAATTCGTCGGCAGCTTGAAACGGCAGTTATACAAGGTAACGTGCAAGAATTCGATAGATTATTTCGTGAGAATTGTGAGCGACGGTTGATAAATGTTGCCGCTGTTGGCGTCCTTGGAAGTATAGCCGAAGAGTATGGGCAGATTGGGATTATTGAAAGATTGTTTTCACTACAGGGTGAACTTTTTCCCAAAGATGGATAA